In one Variovorax sp. V213 genomic region, the following are encoded:
- a CDS encoding 2-hydroxymuconate tautomerase produces MPLIQVTLIEGRSAEAKTALIRGLTDAAVEATAAPRESIRVILQEVPAAHWGVGGVPKGASAKEAHRG; encoded by the coding sequence ATGCCATTGATCCAGGTCACCCTGATAGAGGGCCGCAGTGCAGAGGCGAAGACCGCCCTCATCCGCGGGCTCACCGATGCTGCCGTCGAAGCCACCGCAGCCCCGCGCGAATCCATTCGCGTGATCCTGCAGGAAGTGCCTGCCGCGCACTGGGGCGTCGGTGGCGTTCCCAAGGGCGCTTCCGCAAAGGAGGCACACCGTGGCTGA